The following are encoded in a window of Ricinus communis isolate WT05 ecotype wild-type chromosome 4, ASM1957865v1, whole genome shotgun sequence genomic DNA:
- the LOC8269496 gene encoding piriformospora indica-insensitive protein 2 has product MKILISATIKQVILVSSLLCLGVWCSGEAENDAASMEDGERAALYSAIQGFVGNWWNGSDLYPDPCGWTPIQGVSCDIFDGLWYVTDLSIGPIHDNSFDCSLNAEFRPHLFQLTHIKSLSFFNCFLSPFKHPITIPTKNWEKLAANLEKLEFRSNPGLIGRVPTTFGGLIKLQSLVLLENGLTGELPSNFGALANLKRLVLAGNWFSGRIPDSFGRLSQLLILDLSRNLLSGPLPSTFGGMSSLLKLDCSNNQLEGNLPVEIGYLKNLTLLDLRNNKFSGGLTKSLQEMFSLEEMALSNNPIHGDLHAIEWQKLQNLVILDLSNMALAGEIPISITKLKKLRFLGLSNNNLTGNISAKLATLPCVSALYLNGNNLTGALQFSEEFYKNLGSRFGAWNNPNLCFPVWLISTSHVPYGVKPCQQQVTLLESISDSKLSNDKSDQSSHFVVSLGFSSYGIDGFLWIFIVEIFMVLLLNSLL; this is encoded by the exons atgaaaatcttaATTTCTGCAACCATTAAACAAGTCATTTTAGTGTCATCTCTGTTATGTTTGGGTGTGTGGTGCTCTGGTGAAGCAGAGAATGATGCAGCTTCAATGGAGGATGGAGAGCGTGCAGCACTGTATTCTGCCATTCAAGGATTTGTGGGTAACTGGTGGAATGGCTCTGATCTCTATCCTGATCCTTGTGGGTGGACTCCTATTCAG GGAGTATCTTGTGATATCTTTGATGGCCTTTGGTATGTGACTGACTTGAGCATTGGACCCATTCATGACAACTCCTTTGATTGTTCCCTAAATGCGGAGTTTAGGCCACACTTGTTTCAGCTTACGCACATAAAATCGTTATccttctttaattgctttttgTCACCCTTCAAACATCCAATCACTATCCCTACCAAAAATTGGGAAAAACTTGCAGCCAACTTAGAAAAGTTAGAGTTTAGATCGAATCCTGGTCTTATTGGACGGGTTCCTACTACTTTTGGTGGCCTAATTAAGCTCCAGTCTTTAGTTCTACTAGAAAATGGCTTGACAGGAGAATTACCAAGTAATTTTGGTGCATTAGCAAATTTGAAGAGGCTAGTACTTGCGGGAAACTGGTTTAGTGGTAGGATTCCAGATAGTTTTGGTAGGTTATCTCAGCTTCTAATCTTGGATTTAAGCAGAAATTTACTCTCTGGTCCTTTACCTTCCACTTTTGGAGGCATGTCTTCACTCTTGAAACTTGATTGTAGCAATAATCAGCTAGAGGGTAACTTGCCGGTAGAGATTGGTTACCTGAAAAATTTGACACTTTTGGATCTAAGAAACAACAAATTCTCTGGTGGCTTGACCAAGTCACTTCAGGAGATGTTTTCTTTGGAAGAAATGGCGTTGTCTAACAACCCTATTCATGGAGACCTCCATGCGATAGAGTGGCAAAAGCTACagaatttagtcattttagaTCTTTCTAACATGGCTTTGGCTGGGGAAATTCCAATATCCATTACAAAGTTGAAAAAGTTGAGATTTTTGGGTCTTAGTAATAACAATCTTACGGGCAATATCTCAGCAAAGCTAGCAACTTTGCCTTGTGTTAGTGCTCTTTACctaaatggaaacaatctgaCAGGAGCGCTCCAATTCTCTGAAGAGTTTTACAAGAACCTCGGCAGCCGTTTTGGGGCATGGAATAATCCCAATCTTTGTTTTCCTGTTTGGTTAATCTCCACAAGCCATGTTCCATATGGGGTAAAGCCATGCCAACAACAGGTCACATTGCTCGAATCCATATCAGATTCCAAGTTGAGCAATGACAAATCGGATCAAAGTTCCCATTTCGTGGTCTCTTTGGGGTTCTCAAGCTATGGTATTGATGGGTTCCTGTGGATTTTTATAGTAGAGATATTTATGGTGCTACTCTTGAATAGCCTCCTATAG
- the LOC8269492 gene encoding nudix hydrolase 1, whose protein sequence is MENQKKNVETPKPIPRVAVVVFLLKGKSVLLGRRRSSVGDSTFALPGGHLEFGESFEECGAREVKEETGLEITKIEYLTATNNVFLEQQPKPSHYVTIFLRAVSADSDQVAQNLEPDKCYGWGWYEWDNLPEPLFWPLEKMVLSGFNPFPAF, encoded by the exons atggaaaaccaaaagaaaaatgtagaGACGCCAAAGCCAATACCAAGGGTAGCTGTAGTAGTCTTCTTATTGAAAGGAAAATCAGTATTACTAGGTCGCCGCCGCTCTTCCGTCGGCGACTCCACCTTTGCCCTTCCCGGCGGCCACCTGGAGTTCG GTGAGAGTTTTGAAGAATGTGGGGCAAGAGAAGTGAAGGAAGAGACTGGCTTAGAGATAACTAAAATAGAATATCTAACAGCGACTAATAATGTTTTTCTTGAACAACAACCTAAGCCATCTCACTATGTTACTATATTTCTCCGTGCTGTCTCGGCTGATTCTGATCAAGTTGCACAAAATCTTGAGCCTGATAAATGTTATGGTTGGGGTTGGTATGAATGGGATAATCTTCCTGAACCATTGTTTTGGCCGTTAGAGAAAATGGTACTTAGCGGGTTTAATCCTTTTCCTGCTTTCTAG
- the LOC8269493 gene encoding protein MIZU-KUSSEI 1 translates to MKTIIMAKTPQDSSFSFSRRYFNWKKKIVEDDDDDQEILTFNSSSHFSSCEEELKDDQELRIIMPQQSHKKKLPVISVSKLRSALTVFGMSRSAYHSGLATKLVGTIFGYRRGHVHLAFQVDVKLNPPFLIELATPTSVLVREMASGLVRIALECEKKPQKKAGKLLDEPIWRTYCNGKKCGYAMRRECGPEEWKVLKAVEPISMGAGVLPGNGAGSDGELMYMRARFERVVGSKDSEAFYMMNPDGSGGPELSVYLLRV, encoded by the coding sequence ATGAAGACAATAATAATGGCCAAGACTCCTCAAgactcttccttttctttctccagGAGATACTTCaactggaaaaagaaaattgttgaagatgatgatgatgatcaagAAATCTTAACTTTCAACTCCTCCTCACATTTCTCTTCATGTGAGGAGGAGTTGAAAGATGATCAGGAGCTTAGAATAATAATGCCACAGcaatcacataaaaaaaagCTTCCTGTTATATCAGTGTCTAAGCTCCGATCGGCTCTTACTGTATTCGGTATGAGCCGATCAGCCTATCATTCTGGTTTAGCGACCAAATTGGTAGGTACCATTTTTGGCTATCGTCGTGGTCACGTTCATTTGGCATTTCAAGTAGATGTCAAACTGAATCCACCCTTCTTGATTGAGCTTGCAACTCCAACTAGTGTACTCGTCCGGGAAATGGCTTCTGGGTTAGTTAGAATTGCATTAGAGTGTGAAAAGAAGCCGCAAAAGAAAGCAGGGAAATTGTTGGATGAACCTATCTGGAGGACGTATTGTAATGGCAAGAAATGTGGTTATGCAATGAGACGTGAATGTGGTCCTGAAGAATGGAAGGTTCTGAAGGCTGTAGAGCCTATTTCAATGGGTGCTGGTGTGTTGCCGGGGAATGGAGCTGGGTCCGATGGTGAACTCATGTATATGAGAGCCAGGTTCGAAAGAGTTGTTGGATCAAAAGATTCAGAAGCATTTTATATGATGAATCCTGATGGATCTGGAGGTCCTGAACTTAGTGTCTATTTGCTTAGAGTTTAA